The Aphanothece sacrum FPU1 genome window below encodes:
- the ntrB gene encoding nitrate ABC transporter permease yields the protein MNLAMLAVAGQAAWKRTKPVVMKETVLLPAAGFAILIAVWWIIALFRHEMMPTPLEALTKNWDYILHPFYVRGPGDLGLGWLLIASLRRVSIGFLLGAAVAIPIGLLIGMSRTAMLMINPIIQLLKPVSPLAWLPIALAMFNLAEPSAIFVIFITSLWSTIINTALGVASVPKDYLEVAQVLEMPNTRRIWKIILPASLPYIFTGLRISLGIAWLVIVAVEMLTGGIGIGFFVWDEWNRLNVSSVFLAVFVIGLTGLILDYLLIKIQVWVTHRPASSSTI from the coding sequence ATGAATTTAGCGATGCTTGCTGTCGCGGGACAAGCTGCGTGGAAACGCACTAAACCCGTTGTCATGAAAGAAACCGTGTTACTTCCTGCTGCTGGTTTTGCGATATTAATTGCCGTATGGTGGATTATCGCCCTATTTCGGCATGAGATGATGCCTACTCCCTTAGAGGCATTAACCAAGAACTGGGACTATATTTTACACCCTTTTTATGTACGCGGCCCTGGAGACTTAGGGTTAGGCTGGTTATTAATAGCCAGTTTACGGCGTGTCAGCATTGGCTTTTTATTAGGGGCGGCCGTGGCCATTCCTATCGGGTTATTGATTGGAATGTCAAGAACAGCCATGTTGATGATTAATCCTATCATACAGTTACTCAAACCTGTGTCCCCTTTAGCTTGGCTACCTATTGCTTTAGCGATGTTTAACTTAGCCGAACCTTCAGCTATTTTTGTAATTTTTATCACTTCCTTGTGGTCAACTATTATCAATACTGCTTTGGGTGTGGCTAGTGTTCCCAAAGATTATCTAGAAGTGGCCCAAGTCCTAGAAATGCCTAACACTCGGCGAATTTGGAAAATTATTTTACCTGCGAGTTTGCCCTATATTTTCACAGGTTTGCGCATTAGTTTAGGCATTGCTTGGTTAGTCATCGTTGCGGTAGAAATGTTGACAGGAGGCATCGGTATTGGCTTTTTTGTCTGGGATGAATGGAACCGCCTCAATGTTAGTTCGGTTTTCTTGGCAGTGTTTGTTATCGGCTTAACTGGCTTAATCCTAGATTATTTACTGATTAAGATTCAAGTTTGGGTAACACATCGTCCGGCTAGTTCCTCTACCATTTAG
- a CDS encoding 2Fe-2S iron-sulfur cluster-binding protein — MSNIYTVEIHHQGATHTIQVPENQTVLAAAQEANLELPFSCSAGVCTTCAAQLLEGIVDQSEGMGLSPDLQGEGYALLCVSYPRSNLKVETEKEDMVYNRQFPQP; from the coding sequence ATGTCAAATATCTATACCGTTGAAATTCATCATCAAGGGGCCACCCACACCATTCAAGTCCCAGAAAATCAAACGGTTCTTGCTGCTGCCCAAGAAGCTAATCTTGAGTTACCCTTTTCTTGTAGTGCCGGAGTATGTACTACTTGCGCGGCCCAATTGTTAGAGGGAATCGTCGATCAAAGTGAGGGAATGGGGTTATCTCCTGACTTGCAAGGAGAAGGTTATGCGTTATTATGTGTATCCTATCCTCGTTCTAACCTAAAAGTTGAAACTGAAAAAGAAGATATGGTTTATAACCGACAGTTTCCTCAACCTTAA
- the sigC gene encoding RNA polymerase sigma factor SigC, with protein MAATSPYLGTDNYNSSFVFDLSDHQIDDAEDDIGSELGDELLELGLQTIELTEATKESYRPSTDLVRLYLQDIGRVPLLKKEEEVSKAKQVQLYVKLVELRDQAAKSGDTIISQLVEVLNIHDQLNAQLSHRPTWEHWAKTAQKSVFELKQILSEGNHRWAQLAAIELSELEETKKIGIQAKDQMIKANLRLVVSVAKKYQHRGLELLDLIQEGTLGLERAVEKFDPVKGYRFSTYAYWWIRQGITRAIATQSRIIRLPVHVTEKLNKIRQVQRQLSQGKGRMATLEEIGQELDMTSAQVREILMRVPRSVSLEIKVGKEKDTELLDLLETECESPEESLISESLRKDLQALLADLTQREQEVLKLRYGFKDGTCYSLAEIGRDLDLSRERVRQIEAKALQKLRQPRRRNQIRDYFETLT; from the coding sequence ATGGCAGCTACATCGCCTTATCTCGGCACCGATAACTATAATTCTTCCTTCGTATTTGACTTAAGCGACCATCAAATAGATGACGCTGAGGACGACATCGGATCTGAATTAGGAGATGAACTCTTAGAACTCGGACTCCAAACCATTGAACTCACAGAAGCTACTAAAGAATCTTATCGCCCTAGTACGGATCTGGTGCGCTTATATCTTCAAGATATTGGTCGAGTTCCTCTGTTGAAAAAAGAGGAAGAAGTCTCAAAAGCTAAGCAAGTTCAACTTTATGTCAAATTGGTAGAATTACGAGATCAGGCAGCCAAAAGCGGAGATACAATAATTAGTCAATTAGTTGAGGTTCTTAACATTCACGACCAGTTAAACGCTCAATTAAGTCATCGTCCCACTTGGGAACATTGGGCGAAAACAGCACAAAAAAGCGTTTTTGAATTAAAACAGATTTTGTCTGAAGGTAATCACCGTTGGGCCCAACTGGCCGCCATAGAACTAAGTGAATTAGAAGAAACGAAGAAAATTGGCATACAAGCTAAAGATCAGATGATTAAAGCTAATCTGCGTCTCGTAGTCTCTGTGGCCAAAAAATATCAACATCGAGGTTTGGAATTACTCGATTTAATTCAAGAGGGAACCCTTGGGTTAGAAAGAGCCGTCGAAAAGTTTGATCCGGTTAAAGGTTATCGTTTCAGTACCTATGCTTATTGGTGGATTCGTCAAGGCATTACTAGAGCGATCGCTACTCAAAGCCGTATAATTCGACTCCCTGTTCATGTAACTGAAAAACTTAATAAAATTAGGCAGGTACAACGCCAACTTTCTCAAGGAAAAGGACGCATGGCTACTCTTGAAGAAATTGGCCAGGAATTAGACATGACTTCGGCTCAAGTTCGAGAAATTTTGATGCGTGTTCCTCGTTCAGTTTCTCTAGAGATTAAAGTCGGTAAGGAAAAGGATACGGAATTATTAGATTTACTCGAAACCGAGTGCGAATCTCCCGAAGAAAGTTTGATTAGTGAATCTCTACGGAAGGATTTACAGGCACTTTTGGCGGATTTAACCCAACGAGAACAAGAAGTACTGAAACTTCGCTACGGCTTTAAGGACGGCACTTGTTATTCTTTGGCTGAAATCGGACGAGATTTAGATTTATCACGGGAAAGGGTTCGTCAAATTGAAGCTAAGGCCTTACAAAAGTTACGTCAACCCCGACGACGTAATCAAATCAGGGATTATTTTGAGACCTTAACTTAA
- a CDS encoding type II toxin-antitoxin system HicB family antitoxin: protein MKNFKIVIEKHPDGYVAYPIGIVGAVIGQGDTYDEALSDIKSALACYIEIFGQEIIEDTPSIEVFIAEAGVAV from the coding sequence ATGAAGAATTTCAAAATTGTTATTGAAAAGCATCCTGATGGATATGTTGCTTATCCTATTGGCATTGTGGGAGCCGTTATAGGACAAGGGGACACTTATGACGAAGCCCTCTCCGATATAAAATCCGCCCTTGCCTGTTATATAGAAATCTTTGGGCAAGAAATCATAGAAGATACACCTTCTATAGAGGTTTTCATTGCCGAAGCGGGGGTGGCTGTCTAG
- a CDS encoding type II toxin-antitoxin system HicA family toxin, protein MIKAFELLGFQMIREREHIVMTRDNGDGSKTPLVMPNQTQIKSGTLRAICTQIGLSREEFLRAYDQS, encoded by the coding sequence GTGATCAAGGCCTTTGAGTTGTTGGGCTTCCAGATGATTCGTGAACGAGAGCATATCGTGATGACTAGAGATAATGGGGATGGAAGCAAAACCCCGCTAGTTATGCCTAATCAAACTCAGATTAAGAGTGGTACGTTGAGAGCAATCTGTACCCAGATTGGGCTTTCTAGAGAGGAGTTTTTAAGAGCGTATGATCAAAGTTAG
- a CDS encoding SGNH/GDSL hydrolase family protein produces the protein MLKLPRKPRSYGSYYNSSYYKKSKLPPKISLLWLILSVPVLIILLELLGQAYLGITGKGNEIGGKSPLVKAYQLKFLTETEKPIEGLREHGNLEVKRSSAMGYELVSSQKNNFLKINQQGLRDNDPVPLGKPKNEIRIFILGGSTAFGQLNPNNNATIAHQLETRLKQRVIQQKGSAAKYRPDIFPFFIPSRQQLMKLPAKIREGNYRVINAAVPGYTSGNELTQFALKILPYQPDLIVVLDGYGDILLPSNTPQTDIPHIDEFLADAQGHFRNSLNLSFNQWVQNTGLVKTVNSFSSSSKTILPISQTSLPINNDGQPLKTYLPQDKDEVKSRVNRYKDNHKQLIQLSSRLGIPVVLAIQPEITSRPVEKLSSQEKMIRDYLGKEYFEKFPPAYGDLIKASQQLQKAFPKNVKVVNLYNSNTAFPSPMFSDAVHLTDKANTVLAEKLYHSIIAWEKIQIIPQNFYLKTN, from the coding sequence ATGCTGAAATTGCCCCGCAAACCCCGATCATATGGTTCCTATTACAATAGTTCTTACTACAAAAAATCTAAATTACCTCCTAAAATCTCCCTATTATGGCTCATTCTTTCGGTTCCTGTCTTAATTATTTTATTAGAATTATTAGGACAAGCTTATTTAGGTATAACAGGAAAAGGCAATGAGATCGGCGGAAAATCACCTTTGGTTAAAGCTTATCAGCTTAAATTTCTGACAGAAACCGAAAAACCCATTGAAGGATTAAGAGAACACGGAAATTTAGAGGTTAAACGTAGTTCGGCCATGGGTTACGAATTAGTTAGTTCACAAAAAAATAACTTTCTCAAAATTAATCAACAAGGTTTACGAGATAATGATCCAGTTCCTTTAGGGAAACCTAAAAATGAAATTCGGATTTTTATTTTAGGAGGTTCTACAGCTTTTGGCCAATTAAATCCTAATAATAATGCTACCATTGCCCATCAACTTGAAACTCGTCTTAAACAACGAGTTATACAACAAAAAGGATCTGCTGCTAAATATCGTCCTGATATTTTCCCCTTTTTTATTCCTAGTAGACAACAATTAATGAAGCTTCCTGCTAAAATTCGGGAAGGAAATTATCGGGTTATTAATGCAGCAGTTCCTGGCTATACTTCAGGTAATGAATTAACTCAATTTGCCTTAAAAATTCTACCGTATCAACCGGATTTAATTGTGGTTTTGGATGGTTATGGAGACATATTGTTACCGAGTAATACCCCCCAAACAGATATCCCTCACATTGACGAATTTTTAGCTGATGCTCAAGGACATTTTCGCAACTCCTTAAATCTATCTTTTAATCAATGGGTACAAAATACGGGTTTAGTTAAAACGGTTAATTCCTTTAGTTCTTCCTCTAAAACTATTCTTCCTATCTCTCAAACGAGTTTACCTATTAATAATGATGGTCAGCCGCTTAAAACTTATTTACCCCAGGATAAAGACGAAGTAAAATCTCGTGTAAATCGCTATAAAGACAACCATAAACAGTTAATTCAATTGTCGTCTCGTCTTGGAATTCCTGTAGTTTTGGCTATTCAACCAGAAATTACTTCTCGTCCCGTTGAAAAACTTTCTTCTCAAGAAAAAATGATACGTGATTATTTAGGAAAAGAATATTTTGAAAAATTTCCTCCCGCTTATGGTGATTTAATTAAAGCTAGTCAGCAATTACAAAAAGCATTTCCTAAAAATGTTAAAGTTGTCAATTTATACAATAGCAATACTGCTTTTCCCAGTCCTATGTTCTCCGATGCGGTTCACTTAACCGATAAAGCTAATACGGTACTCGCAGAAAAGCTTTATCATTCCATTATTGCTTGGGAAAAAATACAAATTATTCCCCAAAATTTCTATCTTAAAACCAATTAA
- a CDS encoding low molecular weight protein-tyrosine-phosphatase — protein sequence MTYQLLFVCLGNICRSPAAENIMNYLVERNNLQDHIKCDSAGTSSYHIGSSPDSRIRATAALRGLELLGSARQFDVSDLEKFDLILAMDRQNYRDILSLDVEGNYGHKVRLMCDFATQHREKEVPDPYYGGQAGFERVIDLLLDACEGLLREIRQTQLIK from the coding sequence ATGACTTATCAGTTGTTATTTGTCTGTTTGGGTAACATTTGTCGTTCTCCAGCGGCCGAGAATATTATGAATTATTTGGTAGAACGGAACAATTTACAGGATCACATTAAGTGTGATTCAGCAGGTACATCAAGTTATCATATAGGTTCTTCTCCAGATAGTCGAATCAGAGCAACTGCGGCCCTCCGAGGACTTGAACTGCTCGGAAGTGCCAGACAATTTGACGTATCTGACTTAGAAAAGTTTGACCTGATTTTAGCAATGGATAGGCAAAATTATCGAGATATTCTCTCTTTAGATGTAGAGGGTAATTATGGTCATAAAGTTCGGTTAATGTGTGATTTTGCCACTCAACACCGAGAAAAAGAAGTCCCTGATCCTTATTACGGGGGACAAGCAGGGTTTGAGCGAGTAATTGATTTACTCTTAGATGCTTGTGAAGGATTATTGCGCGAAATTCGTCAAACTCAGTTAATTAAATGA
- a CDS encoding response regulator transcription factor produces MPLLILVADDDLGIRVAIKDYLEIHGYAAITAQNGQEALSLIETYHPHLLVSDIKMPLKDGYTLVRQLRERPEFRLLPVIFLTERGTKEERIQGYQVGCDVYLPKPFEMDELRAVIRNLLERSQIIQSEWRFSEQKSHDQKTLESQEAAKISIQAQIDSLQLTPREHQVLDLLTTGLSNGDIGQHLHLSPRTVEKYVSSLLRKTETNNRAELVRFALERHLIN; encoded by the coding sequence ATGCCCTTATTGATTCTAGTAGCTGATGACGATTTAGGGATTCGCGTCGCAATCAAAGATTACTTAGAAATTCATGGATATGCGGCCATTACTGCCCAAAACGGACAGGAGGCTTTATCCTTAATTGAAACCTATCATCCCCATTTGTTAGTTTCTGATATCAAAATGCCCCTAAAAGACGGCTATACTCTAGTACGTCAACTACGGGAACGACCAGAATTTCGTCTTTTACCTGTGATCTTTTTGACAGAAAGAGGAACCAAAGAAGAAAGAATACAAGGTTATCAGGTGGGATGCGATGTCTATCTCCCTAAACCCTTTGAAATGGACGAACTTAGAGCAGTTATTCGTAATCTTTTAGAGCGATCGCAAATTATTCAATCAGAATGGCGTTTTTCTGAGCAAAAATCCCACGATCAAAAAACCCTAGAAAGTCAAGAAGCAGCTAAAATCTCCATTCAGGCCCAAATTGACTCTCTACAATTAACCCCCAGAGAACATCAAGTTCTGGATTTATTGACTACAGGACTTTCTAATGGAGATATTGGTCAACATCTCCATCTAAGTCCCAGAACCGTGGAAAAATACGTCAGTAGTTTACTGCGCAAAACCGAAACTAACAACAGAGCAGAATTAGTTCGGTTTGCTTTAGAACGTCATTTAATTAACTGA
- a CDS encoding YlqD family protein codes for MDEAKTSLLLKRPVNIKVIVTTRWKEEMQQQLQAQINQIDSQMQQLEMQGQRAIAEIQKQSISPPGPEVSQQIDNILIQVNQKKSEMLQQKNQFLQQMQQVQLLELDEEVVQAQMESFFRVEEGDNLVQKLNVEVVLRDGVVEEIRGDI; via the coding sequence ATGGATGAGGCAAAAACCAGCTTACTGCTAAAAAGACCCGTTAACATCAAAGTCATTGTGACTACACGTTGGAAAGAAGAAATGCAGCAGCAACTTCAGGCCCAGATTAACCAAATTGATAGTCAGATGCAACAATTAGAAATGCAAGGACAACGGGCGATCGCCGAGATCCAAAAACAAAGTATTTCTCCCCCAGGCCCCGAAGTTTCCCAACAAATTGACAATATTCTTATTCAAGTCAACCAGAAAAAAAGCGAGATGTTGCAACAAAAAAACCAATTTTTGCAACAAATGCAACAAGTTCAACTTCTGGAATTAGACGAAGAAGTCGTACAAGCGCAAATGGAAAGCTTTTTCCGGGTTGAAGAAGGGGATAACTTAGTTCAGAAATTAAATGTAGAAGTCGTTCTACGCGATGGAGTCGTTGAAGAAATTCGCGGTGATATTTAA
- a CDS encoding AMP-dependent synthetase/ligase: protein MTSIAEYSTINSLSEIWAIAAKKFPDTIALHDPHNKPEVKLTFAQLYQKLEQFAAGLQVLGVTKDDKISLIADNSPRWFIADQGSMLAGAANAVRSAQADHNEIAYILRDSDSRILIVENLKTLEKIRTFCDEIPLQLIILLSDETPNQQDYIKTLNYTELMELGAKNNLQIIQKDSQDLATLIYTSGTTGQPKGAMLSHKNLLHQVRNLDSVIEPKTGDRALSILPSWHSYERSIEYFLLSQGCTLIYTNIRNFKTDLKQFKPHHMVGVPRLWDSLYEGIQKQFREQSPTQQKIVQFFFNVSQNYILFRRIANNLSLGHFNISGFERFLASLKTALLAPLHQLGDKLVYQKIRDAVGGKFETLVSGGGSLAKHLDDFYEIVNIPVLVGYGLTETSPVTNARTHSHNIRGSSGQPVPETEISIVDPDTRQPLPQGKRGLVLIRGTQVMQGYYKKPEATAKAINADGWFDSGDLGWITPMNDLVITGRAKDTIVLNNGENIEPQPIEDACIRSPYIDQIMLVGQDQKALGALIVPNLDALEKWGQTQQLTLKFPSQDTPQDEIKTSDLYQKPVQDLLRQELNREVKNRPGYRPDDQIKAFELILEPFSVENGLMTQTLKLKRPIVTERYQVMINGMFNS from the coding sequence ATGACATCCATAGCTGAATATTCAACCATTAACTCTTTATCCGAAATTTGGGCGATCGCGGCGAAAAAATTCCCTGATACTATTGCCCTCCATGATCCTCACAATAAACCCGAAGTTAAGCTTACCTTTGCTCAGTTATATCAAAAATTAGAACAATTTGCTGCCGGATTACAAGTATTAGGAGTGACAAAAGATGATAAAATAAGTTTGATTGCTGATAATAGTCCTCGCTGGTTTATCGCAGATCAAGGCTCAATGTTAGCCGGGGCAGCAAATGCGGTCAGATCTGCTCAAGCAGATCATAATGAAATTGCCTATATTCTTAGAGATAGTGATAGTCGTATCCTCATTGTTGAAAACCTGAAAACCTTAGAGAAAATTCGTACTTTTTGTGATGAAATTCCCCTACAATTAATCATCCTATTGAGTGATGAAACCCCTAATCAACAAGATTATATCAAAACATTAAACTATACCGAATTGATGGAATTAGGAGCAAAAAATAACTTACAAATTATCCAAAAAGATAGCCAAGATTTAGCCACATTAATTTATACTTCTGGGACTACAGGACAACCAAAAGGAGCAATGTTATCCCATAAAAACTTATTACATCAGGTCAGAAATTTAGACTCAGTTATTGAACCAAAAACAGGCGATCGCGCCTTAAGTATTTTACCTTCTTGGCATTCCTATGAACGTAGTATTGAATATTTTCTTCTCTCCCAAGGATGCACCCTCATTTACACCAATATCCGCAACTTTAAGACTGATTTAAAACAATTTAAACCACATCATATGGTGGGAGTTCCTCGTTTATGGGACTCTCTGTATGAAGGCATTCAAAAACAATTCAGAGAACAAAGTCCCACACAACAAAAAATAGTTCAATTCTTCTTTAATGTTTCCCAAAATTATATTTTATTCCGACGAATTGCCAATAATTTAAGTCTTGGTCACTTTAATATATCAGGGTTTGAACGTTTTTTAGCCAGTCTTAAAACCGCATTATTAGCCCCATTACACCAATTAGGAGATAAATTAGTTTATCAAAAAATCCGTGATGCAGTAGGAGGCAAATTTGAAACCTTAGTCAGTGGAGGAGGTTCCCTAGCAAAACATCTTGATGATTTTTATGAAATTGTCAATATTCCTGTATTAGTCGGATATGGACTAACGGAAACCTCTCCCGTTACTAACGCCCGTACTCATAGTCACAACATAAGAGGGTCATCCGGTCAACCTGTCCCTGAAACCGAAATAAGCATTGTTGATCCTGATACCCGTCAACCCTTACCCCAAGGAAAACGGGGTCTAGTTCTGATTCGGGGAACACAAGTGATGCAAGGATATTACAAAAAACCGGAAGCAACGGCCAAAGCGATCAATGCCGATGGATGGTTTGATAGTGGGGACTTAGGATGGATCACTCCCATGAATGATCTGGTGATCACCGGACGGGCCAAAGATACCATCGTTTTGAATAATGGAGAAAACATCGAACCCCAACCCATTGAAGACGCTTGTATCCGTAGTCCTTATATTGATCAAATCATGTTAGTCGGACAAGATCAAAAAGCATTAGGGGCCTTAATTGTACCTAATTTAGATGCTTTAGAAAAATGGGGACAAACTCAACAACTAACCCTAAAATTTCCCTCTCAAGATACACCTCAAGACGAAATTAAAACCAGCGATCTTTATCAAAAACCCGTTCAAGACTTATTGCGTCAGGAATTAAATCGAGAAGTCAAAAACCGTCCAGGATATCGGCCCGATGACCAAATAAAAGCTTTTGAATTAATTTTAGAACCCTTTTCCGTAGAAAATGGTCTAATGACTCAGACTCTGAAACTTAAACGTCCTATCGTGACAGAACGCTATCAGGTTATGATTAACGGGATGTTTAATTCTTAG